The Acidovorax sp. RAC01 genomic sequence CAATGCCATCGATGACTCCGATGATGTCGGCGATCTTGCTGCTGCTGCCGCTGATGCTGTGCATGGTGCTCACGACCTTGGCAACCACCTCGCCGCCCTGCGCCGCCACACCGCTGGCCTCCATGGCCAGGCGGTTGGCCTGCACTGCGCTGTCGGAGTTGTGGCGGATGGTGGCGCCCAGTTGCTCCATGCTGGCCGCTGTTTCCTCCAGCGAACTGGCCTGGCTCTCGGTGCGCGCCGAAAGGTCCTGGTTGCCATGGGCAATTTCAGAGCTGGCTGCCGAGACGCTGTCGGCACTGGTCCGCACAGTACCGAGGCTTTCGACCAGGCGCATGCGGAAACCCTCCATCGCCCCAGCCAGCGTGCCGATCTCGTCTTGCGACTTGACCGACACGCGCTGCGACAGGTCGCCCTGTGCCAGCAACCCGAGCGCACTGCCGAGCTGTCGCACAGGCGCACCCACGAGCCGCTGGGTCAGCTGCACCAGCACAACGGCGAGGATGACCAGGGCCGCAGCCACACCAAGCCAGAGCCAGGTCAGCATGGTGCGCGCACTGGCCATCATTTCAGACAGCGGCGCCTCCGCAACAACGGCCCAGTTCCATGGCTTGTACCGCTCGACCGCCACGAAACGGGTCTCGCCAGAGCTACCGGAACCTTGGCGAGCTGACCATGCCGTCTGAAGATCGCCGGCTGGGTCTACAGCGGCCACGGATTCGAGCCATACCTTGCCCTCGGCACTGGCAGCTTCGTCGATTTTTTGCGCACCGCTGGCCAGGCCGTACAAGCTGCCCCGCGCGGGACCCGATGACACATTCACCGCATACACAGCCCCGGTGGCGAAGAGTTTCTGGCTGGACATCACCTTGTCCAGTTTGGACAAGATGGGGCCGATGTCCGACCCCGTAAACAGGATGCCGATGGTCCGGTCGCCCTCCCGGATGGGCTCGTACACAGTCATGTATTCGCGCCCGAACAGGCTGGCGCGGCCCACGTACGTCTTGCCCTCGACCATGAACGGGTACGCAGGGTGCTTGCGGTCCAGAAGCGTTTTGTAGGCACGCTCGCCGTCCTGCTTTTTCAGCGAGGTCGTCACGCGGACGAAGTCGTCCCCCGTGCGGGCAAAAATCGTGGCCACGCCGCCGAGGCTGTCCTTGGTGAAACGGTCCACTGCCGTGAAGTCGGCGTTGAGGGCAGCCCCCTCCAACGAAAGCACCGCATCGGGCTTGCCATCACTGCCAGGGTTTTGCGACAACGTGAACTTGCCAGAGAAGCCCGCTTTGAACAACGCGAAATCGCGCCGCGCCTGCTCCTGCGCCGTTTCGTCAAAGGTCTGCACCAGGGTGCGGAGTGAAGCGGCCTGCGTGGCCGCGTCATGCCGAGCCACCCGCCCGAAATCGCGCCACAAGAGCGTGCTGACAATGCCCATGGCCAGCAACAGTACGACCAGCAGGCTCAGCACGGCAGTGAACGAAAGCTTGAAGGCAATGGAACGCGAGGAAGACGATGTTGTCATGATCGGGGGTCCTTCTGCCATGAGGGCGCTGCGAATGTGACAGGTGACGGAAGCCCCGTTCGCAGCAAAGATATCGATATTTTTATCACATTAACAGCCAATCAGGTGATTAATATGAAAAATCACCAAGAAATTACCCGCTGTGCTGGTCATGGGGTCGACCACCTGGGCCACAGAACTAGACGGGCTCTAGGGGCGCGCGCCCGATGCGACGGCCGACGGACGGTCTTTCTGAGATGCTCAGAGGGTCGGCAATTCCAACCGCTGCTGGCTTTCGAAGTCCCGCTGCTGTCCTGACAAAGGGTCCCGAAACGACAGCGACCGCGCCAGCAGCTGCAGCGGTCGCGAATAGTCCCCTTCGGCCGGGTCGTTCACCACGGGGTACAACGGATCGTTGCGCAGCGGCAGCCCCAGTGCCGCCATGTGCACCCGCAGCTGGTGCCGCTTGCCACTCACGGGGGCCAGACGGTACAGCGCCCAAGGGTCGTTGACCTCCAGCACGTCGATGCGGGTCAGGCTGTTGGGCTCGCCG encodes the following:
- a CDS encoding methyl-accepting chemotaxis protein; protein product: MTTSSSSRSIAFKLSFTAVLSLLVVLLLAMGIVSTLLWRDFGRVARHDAATQAASLRTLVQTFDETAQEQARRDFALFKAGFSGKFTLSQNPGSDGKPDAVLSLEGAALNADFTAVDRFTKDSLGGVATIFARTGDDFVRVTTSLKKQDGERAYKTLLDRKHPAYPFMVEGKTYVGRASLFGREYMTVYEPIREGDRTIGILFTGSDIGPILSKLDKVMSSQKLFATGAVYAVNVSSGPARGSLYGLASGAQKIDEAASAEGKVWLESVAAVDPAGDLQTAWSARQGSGSSGETRFVAVERYKPWNWAVVAEAPLSEMMASARTMLTWLWLGVAAALVILAVVLVQLTQRLVGAPVRQLGSALGLLAQGDLSQRVSVKSQDEIGTLAGAMEGFRMRLVESLGTVRTSADSVSAASSEIAHGNQDLSARTESQASSLEETAASMEQLGATIRHNSDSAVQANRLAMEASGVAAQGGEVVAKVVSTMHSISGSSSKIADIIGVIDGIAFQTNILALNAAVEAARAGEQGRGFAVVAAEVRNLAQRTAAEAKAIKELIDNSSAMVQQGSVLADRAGTTMNEVVSSIRRVAEMVSEISAASSEQTAGVGQVGEAVTQLDQTTQQNAALVEEMAAAASSLQTQAQQMVAAVARFRLSEQDAVSDVALLPRGSQG